The genomic window GGTTTTCCCTCATGTGAATTCTCTGGTGTTGACTAAGGTTTGAGCTCTGACTGAAGGCTCTTCCACACTCActgcattcatagggtttttctccagtgtgaattctaaAGTGTCGAATAAGATGTGAGCTCACTCGGAAGGTTTTCCCACATTCACTAcactcatagggtttctctctggtgtgaattctctgatgccGGATAAGATGTGAGTTCAGGTTGAATGCTCTCCCACATTCTTTGCACCCAAAGGGTCTTTCCCCAGTGTGAATTCGCCGATGTCTAGTAAGATCTGAGCTCTCTGCAAAGtttttcccacattcattacattcatagCGTCTCTCTCCAGTGTGGATTCTCTGATGCCTAGCAAGTTTTGAGCTGTGCctgaaagctttcccacattcattacactgATGAGTTTTATCTGCACTGAAAACTGCTGCATGTTTAGCAAGTTTCGGGCTCTTGAAAGATTTTCCATATTGGTGAATTTTTTCTCCAGCATAAATTCTTTGAGGGTTAATAAAATCTGAGTTCCATTTGAAGCTCTGGTCACAGGTACCATGTTTACAAGATTTctggtgtgtgaattcatttgaGTTCAGATTTAATCTCCTCTCACATCCATCATGGCTTATTATTTCACCTCTGACTATATTTTTGTGGGTGAGGATTTTACCAAAACCTTCATCCTGGGCAGATGACAGTCTCTGAGACTCCCCTGattctttttcccattgcttctTTACCCTGCCTGCAGACTTACAGATGTCTTGAGATTCACCA from Macaca fascicularis isolate 582-1 chromosome 4, T2T-MFA8v1.1 includes these protein-coding regions:
- the ZNF165 gene encoding zinc finger protein 165, whose translation is MATESKKAAAQNSPEDEGLLIVKIEEEEFIHRQDACLQRSELLKQELYRQLFRQFCYQDSPGPREALSQLRELCCQWLKPEIHTKEQILELLVLEQFLTILPGDLQAWVHEHYPESGEEAVTIVEDLERGTDKAVLQVQAHERGQEVFRKKVSPPGPALSVQLQPVETKAYFDSSEPQLLWDCDNESENSRSMPKLEIFEKIESQRITSGRISGYISEASGESQDICKSAGRVKKQWEKESGESQRLSSAQDEGFGKILTHKNIVRGEIISHDGCERRLNLNSNEFTHQKSCKHGTCDQSFKWNSDFINPQRIYAGEKIHQYGKSFKSPKLAKHAAVFSADKTHQCNECGKAFRHSSKLARHQRIHTGERRYECNECGKNFAESSDLTRHRRIHTGERPFGCKECGRAFNLNSHLIRHQRIHTREKPYECSECGKTFRVSSHLIRHFRIHTGEKPYECSECGRAFSQSSNLSQHQRIHMRENLLM